One Rhodoferax ferrireducens T118 DNA segment encodes these proteins:
- a CDS encoding CHAT domain-containing protein produces MLAMATRAQDISFVIPGQAQAGGATRGSSKASVRVGAQRGGAEAVRVTARPGEDVVVLTIANGPTLYLHPEDARDLMRAQSAGATRGTVNAADDSEVVVSPQLGWPGLEAGATRGATRGWMGQTVLSAFELITGLAKDPAAKLAAAAITRKVDGAVDAGVYELSATALEPLKGSGRKRDAVPAAADGGPLLVLVHGTFVDSVSTFGKLWTLHPQTVRALFQHYGDRVYALDHPTLGQSPIANALTLVRAVPAGARLHLLTHSRGGLVAEVLVRACGGKPPGSEELALFDGADYRQQRADLQTLAQEAMAKGLKIERVVRVACPARGTLLASKRLDAYLSVLKWSLELGGVPVAPQLLDFLCEVARRRAQPDELPGLEAMMPGSPLVQWLNGGSGDGDALPGELLVVAGDMEGDSIGSWVKTLLSDAFYWTDNDLIVQTRSMYGGAPRAASAAGAGASFVLDRGARVSHFNYFANESTVNAITDALLETAPADFATIGPLSWAGEDASGTRAARAVTRSRGANAADAANRPAVFVLPGILGSNLKLDGKRIWLGFRFVNGLKKLAWDPATAARIEPDGPIGSTYDDLIERLADSHEVIPFAYDWRRPIEDEAQRLAAAVDAALAARNTSQQPVRLLAHSMGGLVARTMRLEKPDTWARMMAREGARLLMLGTPNGGSWAPMQTLSGDDTFGNALVAFGALFDNGGARQMMAGLPGFIQLQAALLDPTLGLDKSSTWQKLADQDMAALRERSIWHDEGAQRTIYEWGAPPQAVLDQAVQLRRRLDAQVETLGADAPKMLLVVGHARFTPAGITQTTDGLEYLDAPDDGDGRVTLASALLPGVRTWKVDAEHGKLPDEASAFAAYIELLSSGQTTQLEIVESAAPGVRGAAGAAAAVAALVRNRPSRGLQSSRPPSSEAEVLDLARSDTEARSARGKSTALRVSVYNGDIKFVSQPLLVGHYRSLALTGTEWVVDGLVGHAMSKSLAAGLYPDATGSHQIFGNQRHDPENVFAMARPQAVVVAGLGEEGKLRASELVYTVRQAVLAYAQRVSEQGGVAQFELAATLIGSGGTGISAGSSAQLIAQGVFEASQKLQQGGWPQLSRLILVEFYLDRASDAWRSLQVQSTATPNQLELVGLITSGDGALRRSLDSSYRGAAHDLISALTGPHDKNDQPTIQYVLDTRRARTEVRAQQAQGTLLRELVAKASNDSNRDAQIGRTLFKLLVPVEMEPFLGGTSEMLIELDAGSAVIPWELLDTDAPAHSGGDPRPWAIRSKLLRKLRTEDFRAQVSDANADDSVLVIGEPLSDPTRYPPLPGARAEAIAVMTRLTSATDGIQSGKVRSLVSGEDDARSVINALFERPYRVVHVAGHGAPGARGGVVLSGDTFLGAAEIKAMRVVPELVFLNCCHLAGRDASLTLQPYDRASFAANIAQALIEVGVRCVIAAGWAVEDGPAEKFATTFYAVLLRGERFIDAVAAAREAAWRESPQGNTWAAYQCYGDPGWTWRRGGADAQRKAPPVGDEFVAVSSPVALALALETLAIRSRFSQVKAELQCDKLHFLESKFGPPWGAMGAVAEAFGLAYAQAQDSAKAIEWYRVAVHAADGSASFRAAEQLGNQLARYGEGLSDAARARRLIEEGIAQLSRLVALQATFERESLLGSAWKRLVLLETRTGNAGASLQALEQMAAHYANAETLARQGQAANLFYPAKNCISAELRLAFLHRRAPRLAADRLRAVRESLDQASMEKPDFWSVAGQTELGLLEALAQGRLAGSGPALMDAFRELKLRVPATSSWDSVYTDARFTLEPYQRVASAPEQRAAVELLNGLKALAAA; encoded by the coding sequence ATGCTTGCCATGGCCACCCGAGCACAGGACATCAGCTTCGTCATCCCGGGCCAGGCGCAGGCGGGCGGCGCCACCCGTGGCAGCAGCAAGGCCTCGGTGCGCGTTGGCGCGCAGCGCGGCGGTGCTGAGGCGGTGCGCGTGACCGCCCGCCCGGGCGAGGACGTCGTGGTGCTGACCATCGCCAACGGGCCAACGCTGTACCTGCACCCCGAAGACGCGCGCGACCTGATGCGCGCGCAAAGCGCCGGTGCCACCCGCGGCACGGTCAATGCGGCCGACGACAGCGAAGTTGTGGTCTCTCCGCAGCTCGGCTGGCCGGGGCTGGAGGCGGGCGCCACGCGCGGCGCGACCCGCGGCTGGATGGGCCAGACCGTGCTCAGCGCCTTCGAGCTCATCACCGGCCTGGCCAAAGACCCGGCGGCCAAACTGGCCGCCGCCGCCATCACCAGGAAAGTCGACGGTGCCGTGGACGCGGGTGTGTACGAACTCTCGGCGACTGCGCTGGAGCCGCTCAAGGGCAGCGGCCGCAAGCGCGACGCGGTGCCGGCGGCAGCCGACGGCGGGCCGCTGCTGGTGCTGGTGCACGGCACCTTCGTCGACAGCGTCAGCACCTTCGGCAAGCTCTGGACGCTGCACCCGCAGACCGTGCGCGCGCTGTTCCAGCACTACGGCGACCGGGTCTACGCGCTCGATCACCCGACCCTGGGCCAGAGTCCGATTGCCAACGCCTTGACGCTGGTGCGCGCCGTGCCGGCCGGCGCGCGCCTGCACCTGCTGACCCATTCGCGCGGCGGCCTGGTGGCCGAAGTGCTGGTGCGGGCCTGCGGCGGCAAGCCGCCTGGCAGCGAGGAGCTGGCCTTGTTCGACGGGGCCGACTACCGCCAGCAACGCGCCGATCTGCAGACCCTGGCCCAAGAGGCGATGGCCAAGGGCCTGAAGATCGAACGCGTGGTGCGGGTGGCCTGCCCGGCGCGCGGCACGCTGCTGGCGTCCAAACGCCTTGACGCCTACCTGTCGGTGCTGAAGTGGAGCCTGGAGCTGGGCGGTGTGCCGGTGGCGCCGCAGCTGCTCGACTTCCTGTGTGAAGTGGCGCGCCGGCGCGCCCAGCCCGACGAGCTGCCCGGCCTCGAAGCCATGATGCCCGGCAGCCCGCTGGTGCAGTGGCTCAACGGCGGCAGTGGCGACGGCGACGCCCTCCCTGGCGAACTGCTCGTGGTGGCCGGCGACATGGAGGGCGACTCGATCGGCTCCTGGGTCAAGACGCTGCTGTCCGATGCCTTCTACTGGACCGACAACGACCTGATCGTGCAGACGCGCTCGATGTACGGCGGCGCGCCGCGTGCCGCCAGCGCCGCCGGCGCCGGGGCGAGTTTTGTGCTCGACCGCGGCGCCCGGGTCTCGCACTTCAACTACTTCGCCAACGAGAGCACGGTCAATGCCATCACGGATGCGCTGCTGGAGACGGCGCCGGCCGACTTCGCAACCATCGGCCCGCTGTCCTGGGCCGGCGAGGACGCCAGTGGCACCCGCGCCGCGCGCGCCGTGACGCGTTCGCGCGGTGCCAATGCGGCCGACGCGGCCAACCGCCCGGCAGTGTTCGTGCTGCCCGGCATCCTGGGCTCCAATCTCAAGCTCGACGGCAAGCGCATCTGGCTCGGTTTTCGCTTCGTCAACGGTCTGAAGAAGCTGGCGTGGGACCCGGCGACGGCCGCGCGCATCGAGCCCGACGGCCCGATCGGCAGTACCTACGACGACCTGATCGAGCGCCTGGCCGACAGCCACGAGGTGATCCCCTTCGCCTACGACTGGCGCCGCCCGATCGAAGACGAAGCGCAGCGCCTGGCGGCAGCGGTGGATGCGGCGCTCGCCGCGCGCAACACCAGCCAGCAACCGGTGCGTCTGCTCGCGCACTCGATGGGTGGGCTGGTAGCACGCACCATGCGCCTGGAAAAACCCGACACCTGGGCCCGCATGATGGCGCGTGAGGGCGCGCGCCTCCTGATGCTGGGCACGCCCAACGGCGGCTCGTGGGCGCCGATGCAGACGCTCTCGGGCGACGACACCTTCGGCAACGCGCTGGTCGCCTTCGGTGCGCTGTTCGACAACGGCGGCGCGCGCCAGATGATGGCCGGCCTGCCCGGCTTCATCCAGTTGCAGGCCGCACTGCTCGACCCCACGCTCGGCCTCGATAAGTCCAGCACCTGGCAGAAGCTGGCCGACCAGGACATGGCGGCGCTGCGTGAGCGCAGCATCTGGCACGACGAGGGCGCGCAGCGCACCATCTACGAGTGGGGCGCACCGCCGCAAGCGGTGCTCGACCAGGCCGTGCAATTGCGCCGGCGCCTGGATGCGCAGGTCGAAACCCTGGGCGCCGATGCGCCGAAGATGCTGCTGGTAGTCGGCCACGCACGCTTCACACCGGCTGGCATCACACAGACCACCGACGGCCTCGAGTACCTCGACGCGCCGGACGACGGCGACGGCCGCGTCACGCTGGCGAGCGCACTGCTGCCGGGCGTGCGCACCTGGAAGGTCGATGCCGAACACGGCAAGCTGCCCGACGAAGCGAGCGCCTTCGCGGCCTACATCGAACTGCTCAGCAGCGGCCAGACCACCCAGCTGGAAATCGTGGAGTCCGCCGCCCCCGGCGTGCGCGGCGCCGCCGGTGCGGCCGCAGCCGTGGCGGCGCTGGTGCGCAACCGGCCTTCGCGCGGGCTGCAATCGTCGCGCCCACCGTCGAGCGAAGCCGAGGTGCTGGACCTGGCGCGCAGCGATACCGAAGCCCGCAGCGCACGAGGCAAAAGCACGGCGCTGCGCGTGTCGGTGTACAACGGTGACATCAAGTTCGTCAGCCAGCCGCTGCTGGTCGGGCACTACCGCTCGCTGGCGCTGACCGGGACCGAGTGGGTCGTTGATGGCCTCGTCGGCCACGCCATGAGCAAGTCGCTCGCGGCCGGCCTGTACCCCGACGCCACCGGCTCGCACCAGATCTTCGGCAACCAGCGCCATGACCCGGAGAATGTGTTCGCCATGGCGCGCCCGCAGGCGGTGGTGGTGGCCGGACTGGGTGAAGAGGGCAAGCTGCGCGCGAGTGAACTGGTCTACACCGTGCGCCAGGCGGTGCTGGCGTATGCGCAGCGGGTGTCGGAGCAGGGCGGCGTGGCGCAGTTCGAACTGGCAGCCACGCTGATCGGCAGCGGCGGCACCGGCATCAGTGCCGGCAGCTCGGCGCAATTGATCGCGCAGGGCGTGTTCGAGGCCAGCCAGAAATTGCAGCAGGGCGGCTGGCCGCAGCTGAGCCGCCTGATCCTGGTGGAGTTCTACCTGGACCGCGCCAGCGACGCCTGGCGCTCGCTGCAGGTGCAATCGACCGCCACGCCGAACCAGCTGGAGCTGGTGGGCCTGATCACCTCGGGCGACGGTGCCCTGCGGCGTTCGCTCGATTCGAGCTACCGCGGCGCCGCCCACGACCTGATCAGCGCCCTGACCGGCCCGCACGACAAGAACGACCAGCCGACGATCCAGTATGTGCTCGACACGCGGCGCGCCCGCACCGAAGTGCGGGCCCAGCAGGCACAGGGCACGCTGCTCAGGGAGCTGGTGGCCAAGGCCTCGAACGACTCGAACCGCGATGCGCAGATCGGGCGCACGCTGTTCAAGTTGCTGGTGCCGGTGGAGATGGAGCCGTTCCTGGGTGGCACCTCCGAGATGCTGATCGAGCTCGACGCCGGCTCGGCCGTGATCCCCTGGGAACTGCTCGACACCGATGCGCCGGCGCACAGCGGCGGCGACCCGCGGCCCTGGGCGATCCGCAGCAAGCTGCTGCGCAAGCTGCGCACCGAAGATTTTCGGGCCCAGGTGTCGGATGCCAACGCCGACGACAGCGTGCTGGTGATCGGCGAGCCGCTGAGCGACCCCACGCGCTACCCGCCGCTGCCCGGCGCCCGGGCCGAAGCCATCGCGGTCATGACCCGGCTCACCAGCGCTACCGATGGGATTCAGTCGGGCAAGGTGCGTTCGCTGGTCAGCGGCGAAGACGATGCGCGCAGCGTGATCAACGCGCTGTTCGAGCGCCCCTACCGCGTCGTGCATGTCGCCGGCCATGGCGCCCCCGGCGCCCGCGGCGGCGTGGTGCTGTCGGGCGACACTTTTTTGGGTGCCGCCGAGATCAAGGCCATGCGCGTCGTGCCCGAGCTGGTGTTCCTGAACTGCTGCCACCTGGCCGGGCGCGACGCCTCGCTGACGCTGCAGCCCTACGACCGCGCGAGTTTTGCGGCCAACATCGCGCAGGCGCTGATCGAAGTCGGCGTGCGCTGCGTGATCGCCGCCGGCTGGGCCGTGGAGGACGGGCCGGCCGAAAAGTTCGCCACCACCTTCTACGCGGTGCTGTTGCGCGGCGAGCGTTTCATCGACGCCGTCGCGGCGGCGCGTGAAGCGGCCTGGCGCGAGAGTCCGCAGGGCAATACCTGGGCTGCCTACCAGTGTTATGGCGACCCGGGCTGGACCTGGCGCCGCGGCGGCGCCGACGCCCAGCGCAAGGCGCCACCGGTGGGCGACGAGTTCGTGGCGGTGTCGTCGCCGGTGGCGCTGGCGCTGGCACTCGAAACCCTCGCCATCCGCAGCCGTTTCAGCCAGGTCAAAGCCGAGTTGCAGTGCGACAAACTGCATTTTCTCGAATCGAAGTTCGGCCCGCCCTGGGGCGCCATGGGCGCTGTCGCGGAGGCTTTCGGCCTGGCCTATGCCCAGGCCCAGGACAGCGCCAAGGCGATCGAGTGGTACCGCGTGGCGGTCCATGCGGCGGATGGCAGCGCCTCGTTCCGGGCCGCCGAACAACTCGGCAATCAGCTGGCGCGCTACGGCGAGGGCCTCAGCGATGCGGCGCGCGCGCGCCGGTTGATCGAGGAAGGCATCGCGCAGCTCAGCCGGCTGGTCGCGCTGCAAGCCACCTTTGAGCGCGAGAGCCTGCTTGGTTCCGCATGGAAGCGCCTGGTGTTGCTTGAAACCCGTACCGGCAACGCGGGCGCCTCGCTCCAGGCGCTGGAGCAAATGGCGGCGCACTATGCCAACGCAGAGACCCTGGCCCGCCAGGGGCAGGCCGCCAATCTGTTCTACCCGGCCAAGAACTGCATCAGTGCCGAGCTGCGGCTGGCGTTCTTGCATCGGCGCGCGCCGCGGCTGGCGGCGGACCGGCTGCGTGCGGTGCGTGAATCGCTGGACCAGGCAAGCATGGAGAAGCCTGATTTCTGGTCGGTGGCCGGGCAAACCGAGCTGGGTCTGCTCGAGGCCCTGGCGCAAGGCCGCCTGGCGGGCTCCGGGCCTGCGTTGATGGATGCCTTTCGAGAGCTCAAGCTGCGCGTGCCAGCCACGTCGAGCTGGGACTCGGTCTACACGGATGCGCGCTTCACGCTGGAACCCTATCAGCGGGTTGCCAGTGCGCCCGAGCAGCGCGCTGCGGTCGAGCTGTTGAATGGCCTGAAGGCGCTGGCGGCCGCATGA